The sequence below is a genomic window from Candidatus Babeliales bacterium.
CACTTAGGAATCAAGATGTCCTTAATCATTCCTGCATTTCTATTCCCATGTGAACTTAAAAACATGCGATATAGTATTAGGCGCGAACATAATACTATATTATTTTTAAACAAATTGTAGACCTTATGAGCATGTTCTTGATCTTTGATTGCTTCCCATTTAATTTTTTCTCCAACCTTTCTTAAAAAACAGGGGCTTCCAGTTGTTATAGCAAAACCAGTATTCGTTGCAAAATTAAGAATCTGTCCAAAATTATTAAATTTAAGAATTTCTAAATCATCCAGTTTACTGAGATTGAAGTCTTCTTTTCTGGAGTTGGCCATCCCATGTAATATATGATCTACTTCATAATTTTCAAAAATAAATTTTGCAATTTCTACTCTCTGAGGATGTGGAATATCATCCGCATCGCTAAAAATTAAAATTTCTCCGGATGCATTATCCATAGCAATCGTACGATTATCCCCATCCAGAATAACGCCTTTCTTACGTATAACCTTTAACTTAAAAGACCACATGCCGGCTTCTAAGTCATTTATTTCTTTTGGATTTAGTTTTTCCACTTCAGAAATAGAAATTATTACTTCATCAGGTCGTACTGTTTGATTTTCATAACTTTCTAACATTCCTGAAAGCCACAAAAAGTGTCTTGCAACACACGGTACAACAACAGAAGTTGTCATAGTGCGTTTTTCCCGTCTAGGTACAAGATTATCAATTTTAAAGCTATAAATATAGCTAAAAAATAACATTGATATAAGCAACAATTTTATCTTCATTGGATACTCCTTGTTTTTATAACACAAATTTTTCAATTCTCTTTGCTATCGTCATACCATTACAGAACGGGTAATGAATTATATTCCACATATCTTGATCTTTTTTAACTATGTAATTGCCATATCGGGACTCATCAAAATTGAGATTAAAATATTCTTTAAGGGCTATTTTAACTCCATCAGGGTCACCAGGAAGAGGGTTCGAATCATGAAAACCTAAAGTGCCATGTTTTGAAAGTATAGACGTAAACATTTCAATTTCTTTTTTGGTATGTAAATAGTCGTGTGTTGTATCAATAAAGACAAAATCGATTTCTTTTTTTTGAATATTGATTTTTTGTTGCAAATAGAGAGGGAATTCTAAATCATTAATTTGAAGAAATAAACAACTATTTAACTTCGAATAAATATGTGAGTAGTTAACAATATCTAATCCTATCAGATATGAATTTAGGAGTTTCTTTGCTTCATATAATGGAATAGTTGATCCATCACCCCAGCGCACACCAGCTTCTATTATTAATTCGGGATTTTGAAATACACAATGACAAAATAATCCAGGCACATGCATTGATATATCTGAAGGTTTAGAATTACTATATTCCAATAATTTTCTGTATGCACTAAGGGCCTTAATTGGTAAAAAACATGGTAATATTATTGGATCTAAGAATTCATAATTCTCATCTGGCAAATAATAATAATTTTTAATTCTATTTTTGTAACGGTTTATATTATCCCAACTACAATCCCATACGGCGATAGCATTAGAAAATAAAGTTAGAGCATTTGCTGACAAACCTTTGTGTAAATTACTGGTTTGATGAAATATATAATATTTTGGCAGGGTAGCGACATGCATTGAACTTGCATCACCTGAAATGATATACAAATTGTCATCACTGTAGTTTTTGTTTTGAATATTTTCATATTGTATATTAAATTTGTTTAAAATTTTATTTATTGCAATCGTATTTTTTGAATATATGAGAATAGTATTTTGTTGTACATAATATGCGTTTGCTGAATAAAATAATAAGTAAACTGCTAAATTCAGAAAGCCTGCCTTTATTTTCATAAAAAAATTCCTTTATATAGCTGTTAATAAATTTAAATCAGAAAATCTGACATTCTCAAGTTTTTCTTTTTATTAAGCATTTTTTCACTTAAAATATTATTTTTCTCTAAAAAAAAATAAAAGTCTTCGAAAGATATAATAGAATCACGCGAACTGTATTTATTGAAATTGGTTATATTTAAGAGCTGACCATATTTTGTATATGCCGTTTCTTCCAAATGTTGTTTTATTGTAGATAGTATTACATACATACCATTAAATTTATAAGTCCTAGGTACTTCCAAATTATTTATCATAACCTCATGAATTTTTTCGCCAGGTCTTATGCCTATAATTTGAATTTCGGTTTCCTGTCCAAGTTTTTTTTGTAGTACATAAATTAAATCAATTATTTTAAATGATGGTATCTGTGGAACAAAAATCTCTCCTCCGCATCCATATTTTAATGTTTTAAATATATGTTCTACGGCTTGTTTTTTAGTAATAAAAAATCTGGTCATCTCGCAACTGGTTAAAAGCACAGCTTGTTTATTCTTTATTTTTTCACAAAAAAATGGAATAACAGAACCAGTACTTTGAAGTACATTGCCATATCTTACAACTAAAAAGCGCGTCTCATTTGGAAAAGATGTATTAGTAAATATTTTTTCCGAGATGAATTTGCATGCTCCATAAGTATTTACAGGGGAGCATGCCTTATCCGTTGATATGAGCAAAGCGGTTTTAACTTTATTGTCTATACAAGCTTTTGCTATATTCATTGTACCGATTAAATTTGTATAAATAGATTCAAAAATATTATATTCCAGTATATCTATCCGTTTCAGAGCAGCCGCATGTATAACTAGATCAATGTTTTTTGAAGCAAGCCATATTGATTCATAATTTCTTATATCACCCAATATGCTAACTATTTTTTCATTATTATTGAAATCTTCTAGTAATTTTGCATGCTTTACTTCATCTCTACTAAATATAACAATTTTATCTGGATTATATTTTATAATTTCGCTAATTAACGCTTTGCCGATGAATCCAGTACCTCCAGTAATGAGTATTTTTTTATTCTCAAACAAATCTCTATAATCTTTACTGCCATTAAAAAAACAAAAAGCCTTGAACGTTAGTGATATAAACAAAATGCTTGATTTATAAAGCTTCATTGTTTATTCTCCTTTGTTTTTATTCTTAAAAAAACGTTCCTAATTGAATCCTGTATGTGTGGTATTTGTGGAAATTCACTTAATAACTTTTTTGCACTGAGCTCACAATTTGACCTTGGTACTTTCAATATTTGATTTTGTTCTTCTATTGTAAAATTTTCATATTGATGATTCGGATTAATATATTGTTTATATAATTCAATAATTTGATTGTGTGATATTACTCCAGGATTTACAAAATTATAGTTACCAACAAGATTGCGTTCGATCATTTGTGGTATCAATGGTAATAAATCTTCCAAAACACTCATTGAATTAGGAATATTTATAAGTTTTTTATAATTAATAATTTTTCCAATAAAACTTTTTTGGCTCAAATCACTAGATATAGGCATTCTTAATCTAAGATTCAAAACATTTGGATAATTCAATATCAGTTTTTCTGCCAATATTTTTGTGCAAGAATAAAATGAACCAAAAAAATTGGGTTCTTCTTCTTCCGAAAAACCAATACCACTTCCTAATGGATGCTTATCATCATACTGATAAATGCAGCCAGTAGCGATGTTTGTTACATGTAAGTTATGCAAATATGCTAAGTCTACTAAGTTAAGCAAACCTAAAATGTTTG
It includes:
- a CDS encoding glycosyltransferase family A protein produces the protein MKIKLLLISMLFFSYIYSFKIDNLVPRREKRTMTTSVVVPCVARHFLWLSGMLESYENQTVRPDEVIISISEVEKLNPKEINDLEAGMWSFKLKVIRKKGVILDGDNRTIAMDNASGEILIFSDADDIPHPQRVEIAKFIFENYEVDHILHGMANSRKEDFNLSKLDDLEILKFNNFGQILNFATNTGFAITTGSPCFLRKVGEKIKWEAIKDQEHAHKVYNLFKNNIVLCSRLILYRMFLSSHGNRNAGMIKDILIPKCYINNQTR
- a CDS encoding SDR family NAD(P)-dependent oxidoreductase yields the protein MKLYKSSILFISLTFKAFCFFNGSKDYRDLFENKKILITGGTGFIGKALISEIIKYNPDKIVIFSRDEVKHAKLLEDFNNNEKIVSILGDIRNYESIWLASKNIDLVIHAAALKRIDILEYNIFESIYTNLIGTMNIAKACIDNKVKTALLISTDKACSPVNTYGACKFISEKIFTNTSFPNETRFLVVRYGNVLQSTGSVIPFFCEKIKNKQAVLLTSCEMTRFFITKKQAVEHIFKTLKYGCGGEIFVPQIPSFKIIDLIYVLQKKLGQETEIQIIGIRPGEKIHEVMINNLEVPRTYKFNGMYVILSTIKQHLEETAYTKYGQLLNITNFNKYSSRDSIISFEDFYFFLEKNNILSEKMLNKKKNLRMSDFLI
- a CDS encoding NAD-dependent epimerase/dehydratase family protein, with the translated sequence MLLSVKRLALVLKLSFFLFHTQILLCKTFLVFGGKSGWVGQKIATILRNMDHVVYCAKSRLEQRETIEQEIKQLRPDCIINTAGIIGRPTIDWCEFHKQETLRSNILGLLNLVDLAYLHNLHVTNIATGCIYQYDDKHPLGSGIGFSEEEEPNFFGSFYSCTKILAEKLILNYPNVLNLRLRMPISSDLSQKSFIGKIINYKKLINIPNSMSVLEDLLPLIPQMIERNLVGNYNFVNPGVISHNQIIELYKQYINPNHQYENFTIEEQNQILKVPRSNCELSAKKLLSEFPQIPHIQDSIRNVFLRIKTKENKQ